The Arthrobacter burdickii genomic interval TGTGCCCCGGCGGCTCCGGTGACACACACCGCGTCACCGGCACCGATGATGCGTTCGTGCCCCGGCACGGTGAGGGTCGCGTCCACCAGGAGCCGGCCGTCCCCGTCCACGGGAAGTCCGCTGTCCGAGGCCAGGGACGGCACAGCGAGCCCAGCCGTCCAGATCGTCGCCGCGGCCGAAGGACGGGAATGTCCGCCGGACGTGATCGTCCCGGTGACCGGATCCACTACCCCTTCCTCGACGGAGATCTTGAGGTGCTGCAGGCGGCGGGCCACGGCGTGCCGCCCGGTAACTGGGTGAGCCAGACCCGATGGCGCAACGATCGTGATGAGCAGGTCGGGGCGCGCCACCGCCAGCGCGCTCGCCACCTCCACTCCGGTCGGACCGGCCCCGGCCACCGTCACCGCCGAGCCGGGAGCCAGTCCGGCGATCGCTTCCCGTGTCGATCCTGCTGCTGCCCGATTCGTCACCGACAACAGGGCCGTGGGCTGTTCCCCGCTGCCGACGGCATAGACCAGCCAGTCGAAACGGACGGACCCATGGTCGCCCCGGATCCGCCGGTTCCCGGAGTCGATGCTCAGCGCCCGGGCCTGCATCCGACGCACCTGCGGGTGCAGTACCTCCGCCCAGTCCACCCCTGCCGTATTCCGGCCCCCCGCGCCGACCTGGTGCAGCCGGATCCGCTCGGTGAACTGCGTCCCCGGATCGAGCAGGACCACCTCGACAGGAGCCGTACCAGGCGTGCCTCCCGCAGCCCGGTTCGCCGCCATCACTCCGGCGTATCCGCCACCGACCACCACTACACGCACCGTTCCAGACATCACACACTCCTTCGGAATTCATCGACATCATCAAGACACCGCCCGCAGGAGTTCTGTGACACGTCCGCCTGGTGTCACAGTGCGGAGGCGCTGAGTTCGTCGATGAGGAAGCGCGCCATGCCGGCCCGGGCGTGCACGAGATCGCGGAGCTCGTCCGTGATGGGTTCGTCCAGCTGCGGGGGGAACAGGGCGGACAGCCCGCTCTGGATCGCCATGGAGATCGCGAAGCCCCGCCGCACAAGGGCCGGGGAGAGCGGGGCGCCTTCCGCTCTCAGTCCCTGCCCGTAGGCCTCCACGCAGGCAGGAGCGAGCAGGGGGAGCATCGCGCCGTCCATCAGCCCGTCATTGACCCGTCCCGCGAGCAGCTGGCCGAGGTCGTACCCCGCCGTCATCGCGCCGAAGCTACCCCAGTCGAGGGCGACCGCTCCGGAGCCGGTCTGCAGGAGGTTCTGGGGGCAGGCGTCGCCGTGGGCCCGTGCCATCGGCAACGTCGCCAGTTCTGCCAGAAGAAGGGGGATCTGCTCCACGAAGGCGAGCAGGTCCCGCTCGAGGTGCTCATCGATCACGCCGTCGTACACGGGGAGGGAGTGCAGCATCCCCGAACGGAGCATGGGGATGAAAACATGCTCACCGGGGCCCGCCACGAAGTCCGCCAGGTCGCGCCGGACTCCCATCGGAGCCCCCGGCACACCTGCCAGCCGCCCGAGGAGATAGGCCATGTGCGCGTAGCGCCCGGCATCCCACGCCGGCGCGGGATCCTCCTGGACGTCTTCCATCCAGATGCCGGCGCTCTCCTCATCGAGATGTTCGACGAAGTAGAGGTCGGGGATCCGTAGTCCCGGAGGAAGGAAGCTCTTCAAGGTGCTCTCGTAGACGTCCGCCTCGGTGCGCCAGGGCATCTGGGCAACGAGGTCGGCCCTCATCTCCGGGGGAACAGCATCGATGCCGGACCACCGGAGGGGAGTGGAGATCACTTTCAGCACGGCGTGGAATGCATGGAAGCCCCGGCTGTCGGCAGCTGTGCCCCGCAGCCGCCACAGTCCACCGGTCGTCATGTTGGCAGGGGACAGCCCGAACGGTTCGAACTCGTGGTCCAGTACCTGCACCGGCTGATCAGCCTGCATCGCTGACGCGGCGACCCGTTCCAGGGTCACAGCAGAAACCTCGACGTTCTGCACACCCCAGTGTCCGTCCGATGCCGGAGGAGGACAAGGACGACGCCGGCCAGGCGGTGTGATTCCGCCGCAGGAGACCGTGTCCTGGCAGGTCCGGTGCGGCAGGTCTACTGCGTCTGAGTCGGCACCGCGGTCCGCCCCGATTGCGAGGCGTGCTGTGCCGACTTCTGTTCGAAGAACTCGCACAGCGCTGCCGCTTCGGTCAGCTCCTTCGCAAGGTCGCGTAGTTTCCCCGCGCTCATTGTGAGGTCCCGCTCGCGCGGTCCGAAGTTGACTTCCCACCTAGGGTTACCAGGAGCGACGGGGTGAAGGTAGACGTCCGACGGCAGGTCGGTCATCCGCATCACCACCAGGCCCGTATCAGCACCTGCTCCGCCGTCGTGCCGGAGTACCTCGATGACGCTCTTCGACGTCGCGCCGGTCGCGGCGAACTCACGTACCCACTGCTGAAGTAGGTCCTTACTGCGATAGGGCACGACGAAACTCCTCGGGATGGTGTGGGGACCAGTCTACGAGGGCCTGCCCACGCGAGCCCCATCGGCGCGTCCGGGTTCCCTGGATCGTTTTTCCATCCCGTGGCCGGCGGTTTAGGGTAGAACGTCCTGTCGCCCGCAGCACCGCGACTTCCGCTGCAGCCGGTCCGACCACCCTCCGAAGAACGGCCCTTCCATGCCTGCTGAGCACCAGCTGTCGAAATCCCTGAAACCGCGGCACCTGTCAATGATCGCCATCGCCGGCGTGATCGGCGCCGGACTCTTCGTCGGATCCGGTGCCGCGATCCAGCAGGCAGGTCCGGGGATCCTGGTCGCCTACCTCGCCGCAGGACTGGTGGTCATCCTCGTCATGCGCATGCTCGGCGAGATGGCAGCAGCCAACCCGGAGACCGGTTCCTTCTCCACGTACGCAGACAAGGCGCTGGGACGCTGGGCGGGGTTCAGCATCGGTTGGCTCTACGCCTGGTTCTGGATCATCGTCCTCGGCATCGAGGCGACGGCCGGCGCCGCCATCATGCACCGCTGGGTGCCGGGCATCGACCAGTGGGTCTGGGCGCTGCTCCTGATGGTCCTCCTCACCCTCACCAACCTCGGTTCCGTGAAGTCCTTCGGGGAGTTCGAGTTCTGGTTCGCTTCCATCAAGGTCACCGCCATCGTGCTGTTCCTGCTGTTCGGCCTTGCGGCGATCCTGGGGCTCATCCCCGGCGTTCCTGCCCCTGGGCTGGACAATCTGGTCGGCAACGGCGGCTTTATGCCCAACGGGCCGGGCGCGGTGCTGGCAGGCATCCTGGTGGTCGTCTTCTCCTTCTTCGGCGCCGAAATCGCGACGATCGCGGCCGGTGAATCGGAGAACCCCGTCGACGCGGTCAAGAAGGCCGTGAAATCCACCGTCTGGCGCATCCTGGTCTTCTACATCGGGTCCATCGCCATCGTGGTCACCCTGCTGCCCTGGAACTCGGCCTCCGTGGCCAAGAGCCCGTATGTCGCCGTGATCGAGCTCTTCGGAATCCCGGGCGCCGGCACCATCATGGACATCGTCGTGCTGACCTCCGTGCTGTCCTGCCTCAACTCCGGCCTCTACACGGCCAGCCGCATGCTGTTCTCGCTCTCCCACCGGGGCGACGCCCCGGGCGCCTGGATGCGCATCTCGAAGCGGGGCGTCCCGGCCGCGGCAGTGCTGGCCTCCACGGTCGTCGGCTTCATCACCGTCGGCCTGAACTACATCGCCCCGGACACGGTCTTCCTCTTCCTGGTCAACACCTCGGGAGCCATCGCCCTGTTCGTGTGGCTCGTGATCGCCGCCTCGCAACTGATCCTCCGCCGCAGGATGGGCGCGTCCGCCCAGGCCCTCCCGTTGAGAATGTGGCTCTTCCCGTACCTGACCTGGGTGGCCATCGTCAGCATCGTCGCCCTGCTGATCGGCATGCTCATCCTGGACACGACCCGGGAGTCACTCCTGCTCTCGCTGGCTCTGGCCGCTGTCGTCGTCGGCATCGGCCTGTGGCGGTACCACTCGCACGGCGAGAAGACCCCGGGACGGTCCGGCGCCGCCGCTCCGACTGCACCGGAGGAAGCCCGCCGCGGCGCCTGACGGGGACTGCGGCGGGGCGCCCAGCGTCCCGCCGGCGCACCGGGTCCACGGTCTGACCTGCTAGCGGGAGCAGCACGGAATCTCTGGTCTCGCTCACTAGAGTGATGCCATGAGTCTCGAATGGGAACAGCTGGTCATCGACGCGGCGCAGCCGGGTGAGCTCGGACGCTGGTGGGCCGCCGCGCTCGGCTGGGTGGTGACCTTCGAGTCGGATGACGAGTTCGAGATCCGCCCCTCACCGGATCGGCTGCCGGGGCTGGTGTTCGTGCCGGTGTCGGACCCCAGGACCGTCAAGAACCGGCTGCACCTCGACTTCCGCCCGGACAACCCGGCGCTCGAGGTGGAACGCATGCTGGCATTGGGCGCTCGTGCCGTCGACATCGGCCAAGGTCCGCAGCCGTGGACCGTGCTCGCGGACCCGGAAGGCAACGAGTTCTGCATCCTGGGACCCAGGGAAGCCCCTGCCGGAAGCTAGGTGGACCGGCTCCGCGGATTTCGTTCGGTCTTGCGGCGCGCCGTCGGCACGCGGGACCCTAGGCTGATCGCCGGCGGTCGCACGGGTCGCGGGTGGTCCATCTCTGGGAGGGAGCAGCTCCGATGAAGAGTGCGTCAGGAACTCGAAAGGCGGTACGAGCATGAGGATCCTGGTCACCGGCTCCGCCGACGGGCTCGGGCTGGCAGCAGCAGAGACGCTGCTCGGGAACGGGCACGACGTCGTGGTGCACGCCCGCAACTCGGACCGGGCGGCCGCCCTCGAGAACCTCACCCGCCGAGGGGCGGGCCTCGTGCTGGGGGATTTCGAGGACCGGGATGCAGTGCTGCGCATCGCGGCGGAACTGGACGGGGCGGAGCCGCTGGACGCGGTGATCCACAATGCAGGCGTCTGGAGCGGGCGGGCGGTCTTCCCAGTCAACGTCATCGCGCCCTACCTCCTGACCGCGCTGCTCCGGGGCCCGCGGCGCCACGTCTACCTGAGCAGCGGCTCCCACTACGGCGGGCGCGCGTCGCTCGAGGGAGTGGACTGGCGCGGTGGCGCGCCGGGCTCCTACGGGGACAGCAAGCTCTTCGTGACGACGCTCGCCGTCGCGCTCGCCCGTCTGCAGCCCCGACTGCTCAGCAATGCAGTGGATCCCGGCTGGGTCCCGACCAGGATGGGCGGACCCAACGCCCCCGACGACCTCGAGCTCGGCCACCAGACCCAGGTATGGCTCGCGACGGGAGACGATCCTGACGCCCTCACGAGCGGTGGGTACTGGTACCACCGCCGACGGCGCGAGCCACACTCGGCGGTGCACGACGTCGCGTTCCAGGACCGGCTCCTGCAGGCCCTGGCGGAGGAGACGGGCGTGCCCCTGGCCCCCGGGCTCTGACCAGGGCCCGATTCCGGAGAAGACCCGATACCTCCGGAGCCTCCGGGCCAGGCGTGCCGTCAGTAGGACGGAGCCGCCGGGAGGCCGAGGTGCTCCTCGAGCGTCCGGGTCCCGGCAGCTTTCATCACGAGGGACACGTCCCTGCCGACGTAGCGGAAGTGCCAGGACTCGGCCGAGAAGCCGGTGATCCCGTGGAATCCCAGCGGGTAGCGCAGGAGGAACCCGAAGTCCGCCGCGTGCTCTGCCGTCCACCGGGCGGCGGCGGTATCGCGGAAGCACAGGACGAGCGAGCACGCGCCGTCCGCCTGGCCGATGTCGAACGCGAGCCCCGTCTGGTGCTCCGAGTAGCCCGGCCGAGCGGACACGGTGTCCGCCGCCGCCGCGTCCCCGTACTCATCCACCCAGTGGGCGTACGTCGATTCCTGGTCGGCGAAGGAACGGTAGCCGCTGAGGAGGACCAGGCCGACGCCGTCGTCCTCCGCCGCCGCGAACATCTCCTCCACGGCGACGGCGGTGTCGGAGCGCAGGAGCGTGTCGCCGGCGGTGGCCACCTCGGGCAGGCGCAGCCCGGTGGGAGCGTAGTCCAGCGGTACGAGGGGACGCCGTTTGTTCACGACGACGTCGACGGCGCCCGGATCGGAGTGCAGATCCGGGGGAGGGGACGAGGGGCGGGCCGATGCCTCGGCGCTCTCCGTGCTCACGGGCGCGGGCTCCCGCTGGGCCGGCGCGGGAAGGTCACCGGCGGGGGCCGGAGAGCCGGTAGGGGAGGGGTCCTGCGTCGCCGCAGCGGAGGCGGCAGTTCCTGCAGGGCCGGGCGCGGAGCAGGCCGGGAGCCCGAGGGCCAGGAGCACCAGGACCGCGCACGGCACGACGCGCACGGTCAGGTTTTTCGCAGGAGCATGCGGCGGACGGAGTGGTCGGCGTCCTTGGTCAGGACGAGCTGCGCGCGGCCGCGCGTGGGCAGCACGTTGGCCACGAGGTTGGGTTCGTTGATGCGCTCCCAGATGCCCTGGGCGGTCTGGCG includes:
- a CDS encoding D-alanyl-D-alanine carboxypeptidase family protein; this encodes MRVVPCAVLVLLALGLPACSAPGPAGTAASAAATQDPSPTGSPAPAGDLPAPAQREPAPVSTESAEASARPSSPPPDLHSDPGAVDVVVNKRRPLVPLDYAPTGLRLPEVATAGDTLLRSDTAVAVEEMFAAAEDDGVGLVLLSGYRSFADQESTYAHWVDEYGDAAAADTVSARPGYSEHQTGLAFDIGQADGACSLVLCFRDTAAARWTAEHAADFGFLLRYPLGFHGITGFSAESWHFRYVGRDVSLVMKAAGTRTLEEHLGLPAAPSY
- a CDS encoding SDR family NAD(P)-dependent oxidoreductase, with amino-acid sequence MRILVTGSADGLGLAAAETLLGNGHDVVVHARNSDRAAALENLTRRGAGLVLGDFEDRDAVLRIAAELDGAEPLDAVIHNAGVWSGRAVFPVNVIAPYLLTALLRGPRRHVYLSSGSHYGGRASLEGVDWRGGAPGSYGDSKLFVTTLAVALARLQPRLLSNAVDPGWVPTRMGGPNAPDDLELGHQTQVWLATGDDPDALTSGGYWYHRRRREPHSAVHDVAFQDRLLQALAEETGVPLAPGL
- a CDS encoding amino acid permease codes for the protein MPAEHQLSKSLKPRHLSMIAIAGVIGAGLFVGSGAAIQQAGPGILVAYLAAGLVVILVMRMLGEMAAANPETGSFSTYADKALGRWAGFSIGWLYAWFWIIVLGIEATAGAAIMHRWVPGIDQWVWALLLMVLLTLTNLGSVKSFGEFEFWFASIKVTAIVLFLLFGLAAILGLIPGVPAPGLDNLVGNGGFMPNGPGAVLAGILVVVFSFFGAEIATIAAGESENPVDAVKKAVKSTVWRILVFYIGSIAIVVTLLPWNSASVAKSPYVAVIELFGIPGAGTIMDIVVLTSVLSCLNSGLYTASRMLFSLSHRGDAPGAWMRISKRGVPAAAVLASTVVGFITVGLNYIAPDTVFLFLVNTSGAIALFVWLVIAASQLILRRRMGASAQALPLRMWLFPYLTWVAIVSIVALLIGMLILDTTRESLLLSLALAAVVVGIGLWRYHSHGEKTPGRSGAAAPTAPEEARRGA
- a CDS encoding VOC family protein; the encoded protein is MSLEWEQLVIDAAQPGELGRWWAAALGWVVTFESDDEFEIRPSPDRLPGLVFVPVSDPRTVKNRLHLDFRPDNPALEVERMLALGARAVDIGQGPQPWTVLADPEGNEFCILGPREAPAGS
- a CDS encoding FAD-dependent oxidoreductase codes for the protein MSGTVRVVVVGGGYAGVMAANRAAGGTPGTAPVEVVLLDPGTQFTERIRLHQVGAGGRNTAGVDWAEVLHPQVRRMQARALSIDSGNRRIRGDHGSVRFDWLVYAVGSGEQPTALLSVTNRAAAGSTREAIAGLAPGSAVTVAGAGPTGVEVASALAVARPDLLITIVAPSGLAHPVTGRHAVARRLQHLKISVEEGVVDPVTGTITSGGHSRPSAAATIWTAGLAVPSLASDSGLPVDGDGRLLVDATLTVPGHERIIGAGDAVCVTGAAGAHLRASCAAAIPMGAHAADTVLARLSGVAPSAIDIGYLAQCLDLGAGRGHLQLVHPDDAPRVVALSGRSAGWAKEQICRMTVAWLAREARRPGSFRGPTGPAVPVG
- a CDS encoding phosphotransferase family protein — its product is MTLERVAASAMQADQPVQVLDHEFEPFGLSPANMTTGGLWRLRGTAADSRGFHAFHAVLKVISTPLRWSGIDAVPPEMRADLVAQMPWRTEADVYESTLKSFLPPGLRIPDLYFVEHLDEESAGIWMEDVQEDPAPAWDAGRYAHMAYLLGRLAGVPGAPMGVRRDLADFVAGPGEHVFIPMLRSGMLHSLPVYDGVIDEHLERDLLAFVEQIPLLLAELATLPMARAHGDACPQNLLQTGSGAVALDWGSFGAMTAGYDLGQLLAGRVNDGLMDGAMLPLLAPACVEAYGQGLRAEGAPLSPALVRRGFAISMAIQSGLSALFPPQLDEPITDELRDLVHARAGMARFLIDELSASAL